GGCAAGCGGAGGTCCAGCAGGACAATGTCGGGGCGAAGTCGGATCGCCTCGGTGACGGCGGAGGCGACGGAATTGGCCTCACCCACAACCTGAACCGTCCCGGCTCTCCGGAACAACGTGTCCAGGCCCATACGGACCACCTCATGGTCGTCCACAAGGAGCAACCGAATCGGCTTAACTGCTTGCGCTAGCATGCTGATCCTCCAGCGGGAGTTCGACGAGAATCTGAGCCCCCGATCCAGGCTTTGAGATGATCTGAAAATTCGCGCCAAGCTTGTGCGCTCGCGCAGCCATATTCTGCAATCCGTGCCCCTGTCCGGAAGCCTCCTCAAGATTGAAGCCGATACCGTCGTCGCTGACCTCAAGACGGATGCGCCCTTCTTCCATCTGCAGGGAGACGTGACCGCTTCGGCTCTTTGAGTGGCGAAGGCTGTTGCTCATCGCCTCTTGCACAATGTGAAGAATATGAAACGCGCCCAACGGAGTCAACCGCCGAGCGGCTTCCACCGCGAGATGGAGTGAAAAACGGATCCCCTGCATACTCTCCATGGTCACCGCCAGCTCGGCCAACTTCGCACAGAACTGTTGCCCGCTCACCTCTTCATGCTTGTCCCACACGATATACATCCGAACATCTGAAATAACCCTGTTTAAGCAACCGACGGCATGCTCCAGCTTCTTGTCGGCCGCCCGACGGTCTTCTTGAACGAGATAGCGACATTCCTCAAGACTCATGCCAATCGCATAGATGGTTTGAATGATGTTGTCGTGGAGGTCCTGGGAAAGCTGCTCCCGCTCTTCGAGCACTTTGCGAAGCTGTTCTTCGCTCTTTCGCAATGCCTCTACCGCCTGTTTGCGATCAGTGATGTCTTGAGTCGTACCGATCGAGCGAGTTGGGCGGCCATCCGGCGCATAAAACGTCTCGCATTGCTCGTGAACGAACTTGACCCGCCCGTCGGACATGAGCAGCCGGTGCTCGATATTATAACAAGTCCTGTTGGCGACCGATTCAGTATAGGACTCGTTGACAAATTGGCGGTCATCAGGGTGCACCAGCTCAAGGAAAGCCGCATAGGAAGCTCCAAAATGCGCGGAGTCGATCTCGAAGATACAATAATTTTCATCGGACCAAGTGAGTATATTCTCGACCAAGTCCAGATCCCAGCTTCCAATATGCGCGATGCGCTGCGCTGCATTTAGTCGAGCGTCGTTCTGCTGAAGTGCTTCCTCCGCCTGCTTGCGATCGGTAATGTCCTCCGAGATGCCCAATAGATATTGTGGCGTACCATCGGTGCCGCAGATTGGGATCTTCTTCGTGTGGAGAAACCGCAATCCATTTCCTCTGGTCTGAATGGGCTCTTCCGGAATATCCAGCAGACAGCCACTGCGCAGGACTTCCCGATCCTTGGTTATGAAAAAGTCGGCTTCCTCTTTCGGGAAGATGTCGTAGTCGTTTCTGCCCAAGAGCTCATCCCGGCGATATCCCAACAGCTCTTCCCCCGCCTTATTGAAACGCAAAAAACGAAGATCCTTCGCATCCTTCACGAAAATCATGCTGGGGAGATTTTCAAGCACGGAGTCGATGAAGATCTTCGAGCGGCGCAAGTTCTCCTCGATCAATTTCTGGTCCGTGATATCGGTCAGGATGCAATGCGTCCTCAGAAAGTTCCCCCTTGGGTCGCGCTGGACGCGGCCGTTCAGAATGACGGAGATTTCCTTCCCGTCCTTTCTCCTGAGTCTGAGATGCTTAATCTCGCCGCCGCTTTTCATCAAACTGCCGAATTCGTCCTGGAAAAACTGCCGCAGATCAGGGGACCAGAAGTCGTCGAACGGCTTGCCCAGCAGCTCATCAGGGGAGTATCCGAGCAATGTGCACAGTCCCTTGTTGGCATCGAGGTACCGCCCCTCGATGTCCAGCGATTGATAGGCGATCGGCACTTCTTCGAACAGGCCCCGGAAACGTGCTTCGCTTTCCCGCAATGCCTCCTCCGCCTGCTTGCGCTCGGTGATGTCTCTGATGAAACAGTAATGCCCGGACATACCTGACAGATGCCCGTCAGGCTTGATAATCACAATCTGCTTATAGAAAATCGTTCCGTCTTTCCGCACTCCCCGCAATTCAGTTTCCCCTTTGCCGCAGGTCAGCATCTGCTGAAACGCGACGCCGACAGAGACACGATCGTCCGGATGGACCGTCGTCTCCCAGCTTTTCCCCACCAATTCCTCCGGACGGTATCCCGCCATAGCGGCGTACTGCTCGTTGACGGAAACGTAGTGCCCCTGGTCATCCAGCTTCGAAATCCCTTCGACGGCCAGCTCCACAGCGGCATGTGCTTCCTTCAGCGCCTGCTCCGTCCGCTTGCGCTCGGTGATATCCAGCATGATACCCCGCAGAATTGCCGGGCCCTGCTCGTCGGTCTCTACCGTCACAACGTCCTGGAGCCACACGGTTCGTCCATCGGCTGCAATCATCCGGTAATCGAACGAGTATTTGCGTGTGTCCCGTAAAGATACGAGGCAATACTCGATGACCCAGTCTCGATCATCCGGGTGTATGTGCGTTTGCCAAAAGTCCGGCTCATCGAGCCAGTGCTGCACGGGATAGCCGAGCACCAATTCGGCCTGGTGGTTGACGAACGAAAACCGCCAGGTCCGCGCGTTGCACTCCCACACGATCCCCGGAATCGCTTCGATCAAGTCGCGCTGCCATGCTCGGGCGTGGCAAAGGGCGTCGTTCGCCACCAGGAGTTCTTGCGTTCGCTGAGCCACCCGCTGTTCCAACTCATCGTTCGCCTGCCGCAGCGCCTGTTCCATCTGCTTGCGCTCGGTAATGTCGCGGCCCGCCACGAGGCGGAGATCCCGCCCCTTATACCGGCAGGGTTTGACGACGACTTCTCCATAGAATATCGAGCCGTCTTTACGCCGTCCCACGGATTCGTAGGGACCTTGCCCTCCCTGCCTCATATTGGCGATAACCATCTCGCGGGATTCGTCGGCCACCAGGTCCAGCACATGCTTCCCAATGAGTTCTCCCGGGCCATACCCGAACATCCGTTCCAAACCTGAACTGGCTTCGATCATGATCCCTTGATCGTGGATGGCGATGCCGTCGAACGTGGCCTCAGTGAGGAGCCGGTAACGCTCCTCGCTCTCGCGCAACGCCTCTTCGATCCGTTTGCGTTCGGTGATGTCGCGAGCGGCCGCGTAAAACATCGGCGGCTCCTGTTCCGGAGCCGGAGTAATCCAGCTCAGCCATCGATAGGACCCATCAAGGCACCGATATCGATTGTCGAAGTTGATGGCCGGCTCCCCGCGCGACAGCTTCTCCATGACGTCTTGTGTGCGAGAACGGTCATCGGGATGAATGAATTCGATAAAGGGTTTCGAGCACAGTTCTTCTCGGCTGAACCCCAGCGCTCGTTCCCATGCCGGATTGAGTCGTTTGAAATAGCCGTCGGTTTCCGCGATGCAGAGAAGGTCCATGGAGAGGTCGAAAAACTTGTCCCGTTCTTGATTTGCCTCACGAGACTCTCGTGTGGCATGGGCTGCACGTTCGCCTGCCCAGCCTGCCATCAAACCAAGCGCGAGACCCGCGAGCAGGGCCGGCCACCGTCCAATCACAACCTCCCACCCGATCTTCCCCACTAGCGTGAAGTTCATGATATTCAGCGTACTCCCGAGCAGTCCGGCAACAAGGCCAGCACGAGACCCCAACAGCCATCCTGCCACGGCCACCGGGATTACGGTGAATACAGCCACACCATCACCCGCCAGCTGATGCAGGGACGCAAATGCCAGCTCATAGGCCGTCGCCGTTCCGAGAACAATCGTGATGGGCACCCACCGAGGCTGACGCTTCAGTATCTGTGTCATGGGTATGAGATCATGCCTCGCTATAGACCGGTGACCACTTGAGAGAAAGAAGACACGCATCCTGAAGGAAGGGCAAGGACTGATGGGCGATTCGGACGGAACTTTCGCATAGAGGATGAGACCCTTCTCCTACCCAGGTCCGAAACATTGTGGATCGCAAGCCACTGAATGACTGGTGGAGGTACGTTAATATAGGTATTTTGTCAAGGTGCCCCGTTCTCCATATATGACAGACAGCCTGCTGGGCCTTTCTGGCTCAGAGAGGCCAAATGTGCCGATATCATCGGCATTCTTTGCCTGGCAACCGATGTTCAGATTCCACGCAGCAGACAAATTGAGGGACTTTTGAGAGATTCGTCCTCTGTGGTGCGCGGCACGGAAGTTGAGAGAGCTTTGCCTGGATCGAAGCCTTTACGAGCCATCGTGCAATAACTGAGGATGCGATGATCGATACATCCAGTCTGTGGGAATTCTTGAGCCGTGATGCCTCCTTCTTCGGAGGGCCCCAAAGCCCGATGTTGAGCTGGCTTGGGTCGTTCGGGATCGTGCTCTTCTTCCTCTGGCAAGTCATGCGGCTACGCAGGGAAATATCCGGCGCACAGCGTCCGTTTGATCGAGTGCGACCGATGCTGACCACCCTGGCGAATGAGCGTGGAGACTTGGATCGTGAGCGCTTCACGAGTCGTGCGCTGGTGGGACTCACGGCCCCAGCCGGGCAACCCGCATCAGCGCCCAAACGGATTGACTGCGACGACCTGACCGCCCTTGAAACGGCCATGCAGCAAGAGCCCATGTTTCGGCAGCCCTGGGGCCAATTCCGCAAAACGCTGATCCTGGAGCATGTCCCCTGGTTCGTGGAACCACGCATTTTCAGCACCCGCCGCGCAGAAGATATCTTCACGCAGGACACGCTACTGAGCCATCGCGTCAATCTGGCCTTCTACAGCCAACTGCCTTCCCTGGTGACGGGAATCGGCTTGCTGCTGACGTTCCTCGCCTTGTTTATCGGTCTCAGCAAACTTCACGCGGAGGGGCAAGAGATCGCCGGCATTCAAGGGCTCATCAACGGATTGGCCGGGAAATTCCTCACGTCCATCGTCGGACTCATCGCCGCCAATCTCTTCACGCTCATCGAAAAACCGATGGTCTTCCGGCTGATGAACGCACATCATTCGTTCCTCGGCCTCATCGACAAACTCTTTCCCCGAAAGACCATGGAGCAGATGCTCGAGCAACTCACGCCGAT
The sequence above is a segment of the Nitrospirota bacterium genome. Coding sequences within it:
- a CDS encoding PAS domain S-box protein yields the protein MTQILKRQPRWVPITIVLGTATAYELAFASLHQLAGDGVAVFTVIPVAVAGWLLGSRAGLVAGLLGSTLNIMNFTLVGKIGWEVVIGRWPALLAGLALGLMAGWAGERAAHATRESREANQERDKFFDLSMDLLCIAETDGYFKRLNPAWERALGFSREELCSKPFIEFIHPDDRSRTQDVMEKLSRGEPAINFDNRYRCLDGSYRWLSWITPAPEQEPPMFYAAARDITERKRIEEALRESEERYRLLTEATFDGIAIHDQGIMIEASSGLERMFGYGPGELIGKHVLDLVADESREMVIANMRQGGQGPYESVGRRKDGSIFYGEVVVKPCRYKGRDLRLVAGRDITERKQMEQALRQANDELEQRVAQRTQELLVANDALCHARAWQRDLIEAIPGIVWECNARTWRFSFVNHQAELVLGYPVQHWLDEPDFWQTHIHPDDRDWVIEYCLVSLRDTRKYSFDYRMIAADGRTVWLQDVVTVETDEQGPAILRGIMLDITERKRTEQALKEAHAAVELAVEGISKLDDQGHYVSVNEQYAAMAGYRPEELVGKSWETTVHPDDRVSVGVAFQQMLTCGKGETELRGVRKDGTIFYKQIVIIKPDGHLSGMSGHYCFIRDITERKQAEEALRESEARFRGLFEEVPIAYQSLDIEGRYLDANKGLCTLLGYSPDELLGKPFDDFWSPDLRQFFQDEFGSLMKSGGEIKHLRLRRKDGKEISVILNGRVQRDPRGNFLRTHCILTDITDQKLIEENLRRSKIFIDSVLENLPSMIFVKDAKDLRFLRFNKAGEELLGYRRDELLGRNDYDIFPKEEADFFITKDREVLRSGCLLDIPEEPIQTRGNGLRFLHTKKIPICGTDGTPQYLLGISEDITDRKQAEEALQQNDARLNAAQRIAHIGSWDLDLVENILTWSDENYCIFEIDSAHFGASYAAFLELVHPDDRQFVNESYTESVANRTCYNIEHRLLMSDGRVKFVHEQCETFYAPDGRPTRSIGTTQDITDRKQAVEALRKSEEQLRKVLEEREQLSQDLHDNIIQTIYAIGMSLEECRYLVQEDRRAADKKLEHAVGCLNRVISDVRMYIVWDKHEEVSGQQFCAKLAELAVTMESMQGIRFSLHLAVEAARRLTPLGAFHILHIVQEAMSNSLRHSKSRSGHVSLQMEEGRIRLEVSDDGIGFNLEEASGQGHGLQNMAARAHKLGANFQIISKPGSGAQILVELPLEDQHASASS